DNA from Solanum stenotomum isolate F172 unplaced genomic scaffold, ASM1918654v1 scaffold11325, whole genome shotgun sequence:
TCTTTTTCCCAACATGAGGAAAAATACAAAGATGATATGGAGAAGATTCAAAGATGGAGGGATGCATTTGCGGAGTCTGGGAAAATATCAGGGTATCATTTGCAAAATTACAGGTAAGATTACTTTTCTTTGTCTTATTAACGGTTAAGTCAAACATGTCATATAAACTGAGTCAAAgagaatatttaatttgatttctaaAGTTCGATGTAAATAGTTGTTCTTTTCATTGTTATATTTAGGGATGAGGCAGATTGCATCAAAAAAGTTGTTGAAAGACTAATGTCAGTATTACATATTGAATCtgatgacgatgatgatgatgtcCGTGCCTTCATACGGGGTATGGACAATAACTCTCCAATTCTTATCGATGGAGGCAAAATggtattatttcttttataatttgaatCCTCTTAGTAAAATTTGATAGATATCTATCTTATCACGTCCATTAAGTACCTAGTTGCTAGTTTCAAAATTGTGTTAGTTGACCCTTGAAAATATTGTTTCAATTATCAATACAAAATCCTATTTAGTAAGTAATTATATAATGATCAATAGTCTTTAAAATACCAAATATTATgtatacatgtttttttttataaatgattaaTTCACACTTGACATATGCATCCACAACTAAAATTACATATTCAAttatagttttcttcttttattgtgTTATTTTCGTAAATACTAGAATTTAGAttaataaataactaattgTCAATGAAAAGGACCAATGTCTATGTGTACCGTGTTACATGTATGGGTGAAACTGTGGAAGTCATGTCAAGTGGGCAGGGTCAGTCCATGACCGATCCAACCCGACCTGATAAGAAAGGGCGAATGACTAGCCCGCCCCATTCATAAGGGTTGTTGGGTGGTCAGGGTGCAGGAGCAGGCCAGCTACTAGCTTGGCCCATTCATTAGGATTGTTGAGTGGTCTCTCTAGGACCTTTTTCGATTTGTTTTCTAATTTATGATGTCCTATGTTTGTGATTTGTCTTGTTAAATAGAGTTTTTCGTTGGATAAGAAGAGGAAGAAATGTTTTATGATAGCAGCAAGGGGACTTGATATTGAATGGAGTCATAAACCAAAGTATTGGAAATGGTTATCTCACTCTGACTCCAGGTTTTATATATTCGCAGTCCCTTTCCATATTTTagtataaaatttgaaagaaatcaGTAATAATTATTGAGTAAGgtgattttttttgtagattCACGGAAGTGGCTAAACTCAAGAAGGTCTATTGGCTTGAAATTCAAGGCAAAATTGATTCTCGAAGACTGTCAAAAAGAACCAAATATGTTGCTTATCTAGTGTTCAAATTGGAAAATCAATTCTATGGCCTTGAAACTGTTAATGCAGTTGTAAGATTTGTTGATTCTGTGAGTGAAAAAGATGGGGAGAAACAAGCTAGTGTTGTGCATTTTGCAGGAGGAGGACCTAGAGAAATGCTACCCTTCAAAAGAGGTGATGGATGGATGGAATTAAAAATGGGAGACTTTTTCAATGATGCAGGAGAAGACGGATATGTTGATGCGCGATTAATGGAAACTAAGAAACTCGATGAAAAAAGTGGCCTCATTGTTCAAGGAGTGGAGTTTCGTCCCGAATGAAGAAGAGAATAATCCTCCTCTTACTATGCCCTTGGCC
Protein-coding regions in this window:
- the LOC125849887 gene encoding protein PHLOEM PROTEIN 2-LIKE A5-like → MSHTFSSEIHKYDAFLSFRGEDTRRTFVSHLYNALIRGRIDVFKDDERLETGNSISDELPKAIEESKFAIVIFSESYASSKWCLDELAHIIKCRKELKQIVIPIFYNVDPSDVRHQTQTFAESFSQHEEKYKDDMEKIQRWRDAFAESGKISGYHLQNYRDEADCIKKVVERLMSVLHIESDDDDDDVRAFIRGMDNNSPILIDGGKMSFSLDKKRKKCFMIAARGLDIEWSHKPKYWKWLSHSDSRFTEVAKLKKVYWLEIQGKIDSRRLSKRTKYVAYLVFKLENQFYGLETVNAVVRFVDSVSEKDGEKQASVVHFAGGGPREMLPFKRGDGWMELKMGDFFNDAGEDGYVDARLMETKKLDEKSGLIVQGVEFRPE